The nucleotide sequence gtgaatCTACACTGTGGTTTGTCCCTTTTGAGCCACCGTAGCAACATACCCAGTAACACTTCCCTCAAAACAGGTCAATTTAGCCAGACAGaaatcaagaaatctgtaataAAATGTTGACATTTTTTGCAGAGGAAGTCTTAGCTGCTCAATTTCCCCATCTACCAGATGTTTGGTTCTATATTCCCATCTACCAGATGTTTGGTTCTATATTGCCCATCTACCAGATGTTTGGTTCTATATTCCCCATCTACCAGATGTTTGGTTCTATATTGCCCATCTACCAGATGTTTGGTTCTATATTCCCCATCTGCCAGATGTTTGGTTCTATATTCCCCATCTGCCAGATGTTTGGTTCTATATTCCCCATCTGCCAGATGTTTGGTTCTATATTCCCCATCTGCCAGATGTTTGGTTCTATATTCCCCATCTACCAGATGTTTGGTTCTATATTCCCCATCTGCCAGATGTTTGGTTCTATATTCCCCATCTACCAGATGTTTGGTTCTATATTCCCCATCTACCAGATGTTTGGTTCTATATTCCCCATCTACCAGATGTTTGGTTCTATATTCCCCATCTACCAGATGTTTGGTTCTATATTCCCCATCTACCAGATGTTTGGTTCTATATTCCCCATCTACCAGATGTTTGGTTCTATATTCCCCATCTACCAGATGTTTGGTTCTATATTCCCCATCTACCAGATGTTTGGTTCTATATTCCCCATCTACCAGATGTTTGGTTCTATATTCCCCATCTACCAGATGTTTGGTTCTATATTCCCCATCTACCAGATGTTTGGTTCTATATTCCCCATCTACCAGATGTTTGGTTCTATATTCCCCATCTACCAGATGTTTGGTTCTATATTCCCCATCTACCAGATGTTTGGTTCTATATTCCCCATCTACCAGATGTTTGGTTCTATATTCCCCATCTACCAGATGTTTGGTTCTATATTCCCCATCTACCAGATGTTTGGTTCTATATTCCCCATCTACCATGTTTGGTTCTATGTTTTGGTTCTATATTCCCCATCTACCAGATGTTTGGTTCTATATTCCCCATCTACCAGATGTTTGGTTCTATATTCCCCATCTACCAGATGTTTGGTTCTATATTCCCCATCTACCAGATGTTTGGTTCTATATTCCCCATCTACCAGATGTTTGGTTCTGTATTTCTCTACCAGATGTTTGGTTCTATATTCCCCATCTAAGATGTTTGGTTCTATATTCCCCATCTACCAGATGTTCATTCCCATCTATCCAGATGTTTGGTTCTATATTCCCCATCTAAGATGTTTGTTAATTCCCCATCTACCAGATGTTTGGTTCTTTCCATTTCTACCAGAAAACTAGAACATCTCATATTCCAGATGTTTGGTTGAATGACAAACCAGAAGTTTGGTTCTATATTTCCTACCAGATGTTTGTTCTAATTCCCATCTACAAAATGTTTGGTTCTATATCCCCATCTGCCAAATGTTTGGTTCTATATTCCCCATCTACCAAATGTTTGGTTCATAATATCTGCCAGATGTTTCATCTGGGAATTCCCGGTTAAGATGTCACAGTCCTTTTATTAAACAGACATAACCTGGTGGACAGAGATCTGTCTGCACTTTCAGCCAACAGCTGAATGCGGAGGCGGAGTTAAGATGGTTAATTGCTTTGTTAATGCCCTCTTTCCATTTCTCCAGAAAACTAGAACATCTCAGCAGAGGCTACTTGAATGACAAACACTTGATTGAAGAATCTTGTCAATAGTTCCTACTAGGCGTACTGAACACAGACAACAAAAACATCCCCTGCCAAAGACCAAAGCAAACATAATATACGCACAGACAGTTTCATCTGGGAAGCATACGGTTAAGTGTCACAGTCCTTTTATTAAACAGACATAACCTGGTGGACAGAGATCTGTCTGTTTTACCAACAGCTGACTCGTGTGGCATCATAGCCTAGACGGAaaggactccacacacacacacacacacacacagtcacacacacactcgtctGACAACActacattgagagagagacagatatgaaAAGGTTAGTTATGACATGAGAACTTGGCTAAAGACAAACAGATCTGAAGACCATCAGGCTAATTCAGAAATTACACAGGTATCACTTTTGACTGGGATCCACAGAAGAGGAAGCCAGAGTGGTAGCAGGATCCGACACAGGAACTTGCGTGGTAACAGGAGGTGGTAAGGAGAGCAGCAGCCTGTTGACCTCCCTTAGCCTGGCATCCAGTGTCTCTGTGTTCAAGGTCAGCTCTCCTATCTGTGTCTGCAGACTGCCAATGGTGTGACTCAGCTCTTCTTCCTTCCTCTTAGAGTTGGCCGCCTGTCTACTGTACTCTAGGATCATACACCCTCCTccgatgatgaagatgatggccTCCCCTAGCAGCTCTGCACCCAGCTCTGCTGCCGCCTCTTCGTTCAGGGGCTTGATGGTGGAACCCCGAAAACCCATGATCCTCATCTTGGTCCTCATCTCCACCCAGTGGTAAACTAGAgcgggagggaagagagaaccGGTGCCATTACTATTTTATACAACAGGTGGTACGACCATAAGCCAGGTTCAAGCCCAGCGACACACGGGCTGATATTGGATTGAGACACACGGGCTGATATTGGATTGAGACACACGGGCTGATATTGGACAGCGACACACGGGCTGATATTTACAGCGACACACGGGCTGATATTGGATTGAGACACACGGGCTGATATTGGATTGAGACACACGGGCTGATATTGGATTGAGACACACGGGCTGATATTGGATTGAGACACACGGGCTGATATTTATTGAGACACACGGGCTGATATTTACAGCGATTGAGATTTACACGACACACGGGCTGATATTGGATTGAGACACACGGGCTGATATTGGATTGAGACACACGGGCTGATATTGTACAGAGACACACGGGCTGATATGTACAGCGACACACGGGCTGATATGTACAGAGACGGGCTGATATGTACAGCGACACACGGGCTGATATGTACAGCGACACACAGGCTGATATGTACAGCGGCACACGGGCTGATATGTACAGCGACACACGGGCTGATATTTTGAGCCACGGGCTGAAGAAATCCACACGGGCTGATTTTTGAGACACACGGGCTGATATGTACAGCGACACACGGGCTGATATGTACAGCGACACACGGGCTGATATGTACAGCGACACACGGGCTGATATTTACCCAGGGGAAGAAATcccatgttttttgttttttgttttggtAGCGCTGTGAAATGTGTTGGCATCAACTTGTGGACGCACCAACTGGCCTTTTTTGTAAAAGTAAATATGGAgtccaaccaccaccacctccaccctgcAGTAAATATGGAGTCCACCCACCACCCTGCAGTAAATATGGAGTCCAACCACCACCCTGCAGTAAATATGGagtccacccaccaccaccaccctgcaGTAAATATAGagtccacccaccaccaccaccctgcaGTAAATATGGAGTCCAACCACCTCCACCCTGCAGTAAATATGGAGTCCAACCACCTCCACCCTGCAGTAAATATGGAGTCCAACCACCTCCACCCTGCAGTAAATATGGAgtccaaccaccaccacctccaccctgcAGTAAATATGGAgtccaaccaccaccacctccaccctgcAGTAAATATGGAGtccacccaccaccacctccaccctgcAGTAAATATGGAgtccaaccaccaccacctccaccctgcAGTAAATATGGAGtccacccaccaccacctccaccctgcAGTAAATATGGAGTCcaaccaccacctccaccctgcAGTAAATATGGAGTCCAACAACCACCTGAACCACCTCCACCCTGCAGTAAATATGGAGTCCacccaccacctccaccctgcGGTAAATATGGAGtccacccaccaccacctccaccctgcGGTAAATATGGAGtccacccaccaccacctccaccctgcAGTAAATATGGAGTCCACCCACCACCTCCACCCAAAAGTAAATATGGAGTccaaccaccacctccaccaccctgcAGTAAATATGGAGtccacccaccaccaccctgCAGTAAATATGGAGTCCACCCACCACTACCTCCACCCTGCAGTAAATATGGAGTCCAACCACcatctccaccacctccaccctgcAGTAAATATCGAGTCcaaccaccacctccaccctgcAGTAAATATGGATTCCacccaccacctccaccctgcAGTAAATATGGAGTCcaaccaccacctccaccctgcAGTAAATATGGATTCCacccaccacctccaccctgcAGTAAATATGGAGTCATGCGATGacgtgtggtcctcccactacaactggTCAGGAAAGCAGTTTATTCAGCTACAGATGATGACAGTGTATGGTGATGACAGtgtatggtgatgatggtgatgacagtgtatggtgatgatggtgatgacagtgtatggtgatgatggtgatgacagtgtatggtgatgatggtgatgacagTGTATGGTGATGACAGtgtatggtgatgatggtgatgacagTGTATGGTGATGACAGTGTATGGTGATGACAGtgtatggtgatgatggtgatgacagTGTATGTTGATGACAGtgtatggtgatgatggtgatgacagTGTATGGTGATGACAGtgtatggtgatgatggtgatgacagtgtatggtgatgatggtgatgacagtgtatggtgatgatggtgatgacggtgtatggtgatgatggtgatgacagTGTATGGTGATGACAGTGTATGGTGATGACAGTGTATGGTGATGACAGTGTATGGTGATGACAGtgtatggtgatgatggtgatgacagTGTATGGTGATGACAGTGTATGTTGATGACAGtgtatggtgatgatggtgatgacagTGTATGGTGATGACAGTGTATGTCGATGATGGTGATGACAGtgtatggtgatgatggtgatgacagtgtatggtgatgatggtgatgacagtgtatggtgatgatggtgatgacagTGTATGGTGATGACAGTGATGTTGATGATGGTGATGACAGtgtatggtgatgatggtgatgacagtgtatggtgatgatggtgatgacagtgtatggtgatgatggtgatgacagTGTATGGTGACGACGATGCTCCATTCCAATAAATATCAAGTGTCTGATTCTGGTGACACGAAGACCGATGCTCGTCTGACGTTTGACAAATAGTCTCTCTCTTacccataataatcatcatcgTCATGTCGACTAGccgaccagccctgtctagaaccagccctgtctagaaccagccctctcttacccataataatcatcgtcatgtagactagccgaccagccctgtctagaaccagccctctcttacccataataatcatcatcgtcatgtagactagccgaccagccctgtctagaaccagccctctcttacccataataatcatcatcttCATGTCGACTAGCCTACCAGctctgtctagaaccagccctctcttacccataataatcatcatcgtcatgtagactagccgaccagccctgtctagaaccagccctctcttacccataataatcatcatcttCATGTCGACTAGCCTACCAGctctgtctagaaccagccctctcttacccataataatcatcatcgtcatgtagactagccgaccagccctgtctagaaccagccctgtctagagCCAGCCCTGTCTAGAGCCAGCCCTGTCTAGAGCCAGCCCTCTCTTacccataataatcatcatcgTCATGTAGACTAGCCGACCAGcactgtctagaaccagccctctcttacccataataatcatcatcgTCATGTagaccagccctgtctagaaccagccctgtctagaaccagccctctcttaGATAATAATCCATCTTCATGCCctcctgtctagaaccagccctctcttacccataataatcatcatcttcatgtagactagcctaccagccctgtctagaaccagccctctcttacccataataatcatcatcttcatgtagactagccgaccagccctgtctagaaccagccctgtctagaaccagccctctcttacccataataatcatcatcttcatgtagactagccgaccagccctgtctagaaccagccctgtctagaaccccCTCTCTTATAATAATCATCATCTTCATGTAGACTAGccgaccagccctgtctagaaccagccctctcttacccataataatcatcatcttcatgtagactagccgaccagccctgtctagaaccagccctctcttacccataataatcatcatcttcatgtagactagccgaccagccctgtctagaaccagccctgtctagaaccagccctctcttacccataataatcatcatcgtcatgtagactagccgaccagccctgtctagaaccagccctctcttacccataataatcatcttcatgtagactagcctaccagccctgtctagaaccagccctctcttacccataataatcatcatcttcatgtagactagccgaccagccctgtctagaaccagccctgtctagaaccagccctctcttacccataataatcatcatcttcatgtagactagccgaccagccctgtctagaaccagccctgtctagaaccagccctctcttacccataataatcatcatcttcatgtagactagccgaccagccctgtctagaaccagccctgtctagaaccagccctctcttacccataataatcatcatcttCATGACTAGACTAGccgaccagccctgtctagaaccagccctgtctagaaccagccctctcttacccataataatcatcatcttcatgtagactagccgaccagccctgtctagaaccagccctgtctagaaccagccctctcttacccataataatcatcatcttcatgtagactagccgaccagccctgtctagaaccagccctctcttacccataataatcatcatcttcatgtagactagccgaccagccctgtctagaaccagccctctcttacccataataatcatcatcttcatgtagactagccgaccagccctgtctagaaccagccctctcttacccataataatcatcatcttcatgtagactagccgaccagccctgtctagaaccagccctgtctagaaccagccctctcttacccataataatcatcatcttcatgtagactagccgaccagccctgtctagaaccagccctgtctagaaccagccctctcttacccataataatcatcatcttcatgtagactagccgaccagccctgtctagaaccagccctgtctagaaccagccctctcttacccataataatcatcatcttcatgtagactagccgaccagccctgtctagaaccagccctctcttCCCATAATAACCATGTAGACTAGCCGACCAGCACggtctagaaccagccctctcttacccataataatcatcatcgtcatgtagactagccgaccagccctgtctagaaccagccctctcttacccataataatcatcatattcatgtagactagccgaccagccctgtctagaaccagccctctcttacccataataatcatcatcgtcatgtagactagccgaccagccctgtctagaaccagccctgtctagagccagccctctcttacccataataatcatcatcttcatgtagactagccgaccagccctgtctagaaccagccctgtctagaaccagccctctcttacccataataatcatcatcttcatgtagactagcccagccctgtctagaaccagccctgtctagaagccctctcttacccataataatcatcatcttcatgtagactagccgaccagccctgtctagaaccagccctgtctagaaccagccctctcttacccataataatcatcatcgtcatgtagactagccgaccagccctgtctagaaccagccctctcttacccataataatcatcatcttcatgtagactagccgaccagccctgtctagaaccagccctgtctagaaccagccctctcttacccataataatcatcatcttcatgtagactagccgaccagccctgtctagaaccagccctctcttacccataataatcatcatcttcatgtagactagccgaccagccctgtctagaaccagccctctcttacccataataatcatcatcttcatgtagactagccgaccagccctgtctagaaccagccctgtctagaaccagccctttcttacccataataatcatcatcttcatgtagactagccgaccagccctgtctagaaccagccctgtctagaaccagccctgtctagaaccagccctgtctagaaccagccctgtatagaaccagccctgtatagaaccagccctgtctagaaccagccctctcttacccataataatcatcatcttcatgtagactagccgaccagccctgtctagaaccagccctgtctagaaccagccctgtctagaaccagccctgtctagaaccagccctgtatagaaccagccctctccagccctgtctagaaccagccctctcttacccataataatcatcatcttCATGTAGACTGGccgaccagccctgtctagaaccagccctctcttacccataataatcatcgtcatgtagactagccgaccagccctgtctagaaccagccctctcttacccataataatcatcatcgtcatgtagactagccgaccagccctgtctagaaccagccctctcttacccataataatcatcatcttcatgtagactagccgaccagccctgtctagaaccagccctgtctagaaccagccctctcttacccataataatcatcatcgtcatgtagactagccgaccagccctgtctagaaccagccctctcttacccataataatcatcatcgtcatgtagactagccgaccagccctgtctagaaccagccctctcttacccataataatcatcatcttCATTCATGCCACCAGCCCTAGCCTAATAATCATCATCGTCATGTagaccagccctgtctagaaccagccctctcttacccataataatcatcatcgtcatgtagactagccgaccagccctgtctagaaccagccctgtctagagccagccctctcttacccataataatcatcatcttcatgtagactagccgaccagccctgtctagaaccagccctgtctagagCCAGCCCCAGctctagaaccagccctctcttaCATAATAATCATCATCTTCATGTCAGACTAGACTAGCCCTGTctaccagccctgtctagaaccagccctgtctagagccagccctctcttacccataataatcatcatcgtcatgtagactagcctaccagccctgtctagaaccagccctgtctagaaccagccctgtctagaaccagccctctcttacccataataatcatcatcttcatgtagactagccgaccagccctgtctagaaccagccctctcttacccataataatcatcatcttcatgtagactagccgaccagccctgtctagaaccagccctctcttacccataataatcatcatcttcatgtagactagccgaccagccctgtctagaaccagccctctcttacccataataatcatcatcttcatgtagactagccaaccagccctgtctagaaccagccctgtaataatctagaaccagccctgtctagcCGAAGCCAGccccctgtctagaaccagccctctcttaCCCTGTAATCAGAACccgaccagccctgtctagaaccagccctgtctccagcCCTGTCTAGAAGCCCTGTCTAGCCCTGTCTCCCTTacccataataatcatcatcttcatgtagactagccgaccagccctgtctagaaccagccctctcttaCCATCATAATAATCATCGTCTCTCCCATGTAGACTAGCCGACCAGCAcgtctagaaccagccctctcttacccataataatcatcatcgtcatgtagactagccgaccagccctgtctagaaccagccctctcttacccataataatcatcatattcatgtagactagccgaccagccctgtctagaaccagccctctcttacccataataatcatcatcttcatgtagactagccgaccagccctgtctagaGCCAGCCCTGTCTAGAGCCAGCCCTCTCTTACCCATAATAATCATCGTCATGTAGACTAGCggaccagccctgtctagaaccagccctgtctgtcccataataatcatcatcgtcatgagaccagccctgtctagaatcAGCCCTGTCTAGagccagccctgtctagaaccagccctttacccataataatcatcatcgtcatgtctagaaccagccctgtctagccagccctgtctagaaccagccctctcttaCCCATAATAATCAGCAtccatgtagactagcctaccagccctgtctagaaccagacccataataatcatcatcgtcatagaaccagccctgtctagaaccagccctctcttacccataataatcatcatcgtcatgtagactagccgaccagccctgtctagaaccagccctctcttacccataataatcatcatcttcatgtagactagccgaccagccctgtctagaaccagccctctcttacccataataatcatcatcttcatgtagactagccaaccagccctgtctagaaccagccctgtctagaaccagccctctcttacccataataatcatcatcatcttcatgtagactagccaaccagccctgtctagaaccagccctgtctagaaccagccctgtctagaaccagccctgtctagaaccagccctgtctagaaccagccctgtctagaaccagccctgtctagaaccagccctgtatagaaccagccctgtatagaaccagccctctcttacccataaataatcatcatcatcatcatgtagactagccgaccagccctgtctagaaccagccctgtatagaaccagccctgtctagaaccagccctgtatagaaccaaccctgtatagaaccagccctctccagccctgtctagaaccagccctctcttaCCCATAATAATCCTCATCTTCATGTAGACTGGccgaccagccctgtctagaaccagccctctcttaCCCATAATAATCATCGTCATGTAGACTAGCCGACCAGCACggtctagaaccagccctctcttacccataataatcatcatcgtcatgtagactagccgaccagccctgtctagaaccagccctctcttacccataataatcatcatattcatgtagactagccgaccagccctgtctagaaccagccctctcttacccataataatcatcatcgtcatgtagactagccgaccagccctgtctagaGCCAGCCCTGTCTAGAGCCAGCCCTCTCTTACCCATAATAATCATCGTCATGTAGACTAGCggaccagccctgtctagaaccagccctgtctagagCCAGCCCTCTCTAacccataataatcatcatcgtcatgtagactagccgaccagccctgtctagaaccagccctgtctagagccagccctctcttacccataataatcatcatcgtcatgtagactagccgaccagccctgtctagaaccagccctgtctagaaccagccctctcttacccataataatcatcatcgtcatgtagactagcctaccagccctgtctagaaccagccctctcttacccataataatcatcatcttcatgtagactagccgaccagccctgtctagaaccagccctctcttacccataataatcatcatattcatgtagactagccgaccagccctgtctagaatcagccctctcttacccataataatcatcatcttcatgtagactagcctaccagccctgtctagaaccagacctgtcta is from Oncorhynchus gorbuscha isolate QuinsamMale2020 ecotype Even-year linkage group LG19, OgorEven_v1.0, whole genome shotgun sequence and encodes:
- the opa3 gene encoding optic atrophy 3 protein homolog translates to MAVGAFPIAKLLYLGVRQLSKPVANKLKAGALRSEFFKTYVCLPPGQIYHWVEMRTKMRIMGFRGSTIKPLNEEAAAELGAELLGEAIIFIIGGGCMILEYSRQAANSKRKEEELSHTIGSLQTQIGELTLNTETLDARLREVNRLLLSLPPPVTTQVPVSDPATTLASSSVDPSQK